Sequence from the Dehalococcoidia bacterium genome:
CGTCGTCGCCGCGTTCGAAGAGCTGGTAAGCGAAGGCTACTGCGCCGCGCGCGTGGGTGCAGGCACCTTCGTGACCGTGAGCGCGCCGCCGCGCCGCGAGCCGCCGCCGTCCGTGGAACCGGCGCTGTCCGGCTGGGGCAGGCGACTCGTGCTGCCCGTGGCGGCGGACGGCGCAGGTCCGCCTACAAGCCTGACGTCCGCAGAGAATGCCCCCGGCGCGCCTGTGCCCTTCGACTTCAGACCGGGCCTCGCGGCGGAGCCGTTCCCGGCAGAGGCGCTTGGTCGCGCCCTGCGCCGCGCCGCCGCCTACTTCGGCTCGGAGTACAGCTCCGGTCACCCTGCCGGCAGCCCGCGGCTGCGCGCCGCGCTTGCTGCACACCTGGCGCACGCACGGGCGGTGCGCGCCACGGCCGAGCAGGTGATCGTGGTCAGCGGCTCGCAGCAGGGCATCGACCTGGCCACGCGCCTGCTGCTCGAGCCCGGCGATCGCGTCTGCATCGAAGAGCCGGGCTATCCCCGCGCCCGCGCCGTGTTCGGAGCGCTCGGCGCGCGGCTTGCGCCCGTGCCGGTGGACGGTGATGGGCTCGATCATGCGGCGTTGCCCGCGGAAGGCGCCCGCATGGTCTACGTCACGCCCTCGCATCAGTATCCGACCGGCGCCGTGCTCGCGCCGGAGCGGCGGCTGGCGCTGCTCGACTGGGCGCAGCAGCACGACGCCTGGCTGCTGGAAGACGACTACGACAGCGAGTTCCGCTACAGCGGCCCACCGCTGCCCGCCATGCAGGGCATGGATCGCGCCGGCCGCTGCCTCTACCTCGGCAGCCTCAGCAAGCTGCTGCATCCGGCGCTACGCGTCGGCTACCTGGTGGTGCCGCCGGCGCTCGTGCCCGCCGCCGTGGCCGCCAAGAGCACGCTCGACCAGGCGACCAGCCCGGCGATGCAGGAGGCGCTGGCCGACCTGTTCGAGTCCGGCGAGGTCGAGCGCCACCTGCGCCGGGCGCTACGCGGCTACCGAGCGCGAAGAGCGTGCTTGCTTGCCGCCTTCGCCTCCCACCTGCCGGCCGGCGTGCGCGTCTGGCCGGTGACCGGCGGTCTGCACGCCTTCATCGAAGCGCCTGCCGCGGACCCGGTGCGGCTGCACCGGGAGACCGCCGCGCGCGGCGTGGCGATCAACGACGCCGCGCCGTGCTACCAGTCGGCGCCCCCCGGCACGCGCTTGATCCTCTGGTTCGGGCGCATTCCGCCGGCGCGCATCGAGTCCGGCGTGGCGGCGCTCGCCGAGGCGCTGCGGGCAGCCACCTTGCCACGCGCCGGCGCCATCTGACTGGCTGCTGCCTGCCGCGCAAGACCCGTGGCCAGGGTTGCGGGGGAATCTCTGGCCGACGACAACATTCGGACGCAATGCGGATATTCCGGTCCAGGCCGACTGCCGCTGGCCGCCGAAGCGAGCGAAGCGATGTTGGGGTGCTCGTAGCCTGTCGCACTGCTGGCCACTGCCGCGGAACCGATGCTGAGACCAACGCGGGAGTGCAGAGTCATGCGACGCTTCCTCGTCATCGCCGCGCTTCTCGCCTGGCTGGCCGCGGCCAAGCACGCCGTCTTCGCCGCGCCGGGCGTGATCTATCCGGCGGACGGTGCGGCTGGCCCGCAGCATCGATGGGCGTCTGCCGGGTGGCCAGCCTGCCGCCGCGCCGGTCGCGGCAGCTCCGGTCAGCTCGGCGCCGCGTGCGTCGGCACATCTGTTGCAGGCCAGCGGTCAGGGCGATGACGACACGCAGAACTTCACCGTGTCCACGAACGCGATCAACGTGTGCTTCCAGCAGTCCGGCCGCTCATCGACCGGCTTGTTTGGTCCGTCGCTGTTCTTCACCGCGGAGCAACCGGGCGGGAACATCGCCTAGGTGAGCGACTCGGTGGATGACACGCCGAGCTTCTGCAAACACGTCAATCTCGACAGCGGCCCCGGCGCCTACTTCCTGCACGTCGGCGCCACGTCGTGGACCTCGTGGTCTGTCACCGTCGATCCGGGCTAAGCGACGGCGCGACGGCATCATCCGCCGCCGTTGCCGCGGGCTGCGTTGCCGCCCGTAGCGCGGCATCACCAGAAGCCGATCTTCCAGCGGAAGTCCTTGTGCTCCCAGCCTTTCGCGCCGGCTTTGGCGATGCGCGTGTGGTGCTTGCCGCAGAGCTTGATCGTCAGGCGCTCGCGGTCGTCGCCGCGCCACTTCATTACCGCGACCTCTTGATAAGGCGGCGCGGTGCAGAACTCGCAGCGGGCGGCGGGCATGGCGGACCTTTCCGATCGGACCGGGCGCGGTGAGCGACCTGGCTGAACTCGGCGCGCCCCTACACGGACGCGGGCTGCTCGACGTACGCGGCAAGGTGGCTGTGCAGCGGGAAGGCATCATGGTCGAAGCCCGCCTCGCGCAGCGCCTGCAGATACCGCTCGACCTGCGCCAGCCGCAAGGCGTGCAGCCGCGCCGCGCCGCGGTCGATCCCCTCCAGCCCGCCGCCGAAGAGCACGATCAGCGGCTCGGAGGAGATCGGCTGCTCCATATCCGCCACCAGCGCGTGCTCGGCCTTCGCCAGGTAGCGCTGCAGCTCCTTCACGCGGCGTGGCGCGTGCTCGACCACCCAGGCCAGGTGGTCGCGGCCGTACTGCAAGTGGCGCAGCTTGTCGCCCAGGGCGCGGCGGTACAGCTCGCGCTCGGCCTCGTTCTGCGCCAGCTCCTCGCCCGCTTCAAACAGCACGACCTGGAAGGCGGCTTCGAGCAAGTCGATGCAGAGCAGCGCCTCCGTGTAGTTCATCGCCTCCATGTAGCGCTGCGTGAAATGGTTGGGTGGCTCGATGCCCAGGGCGCCGCCGTTGGCCAGCGCCCGCTTGCGGAACGCCTCGGCGTGGCGGCTGTGCTCGAAGATCTGTGTCGCCAGGTAGCTCTTGACTTCGAGATAGCCGTAGGAGATCTGCTGCAGCCAGCCGGAAACGCAGGCGCCGGCGGCGTAGGCGCGCTGGCTCAGGTCGGTGCTGAGCTGGCAGACCGCGGCCTCGATTGGGCGCGGCAGCGGCTGAAGCGACGCCCAGGGGATGTCCGTGGCCGGCGCCCAGCGTGCCTGGATCGCGTCCTCGTACAGCTCGGCGCAGCTCTCGGCCCAGACCTCCTGCTTCTCGAAGATCGAGTAGCCCATGCCCTCGGCGGTGTCGTTGGGCAGCGCCCCGCGCGGAATCTCCGTGTCGTAGGG
This genomic interval carries:
- a CDS encoding PLP-dependent aminotransferase family protein, whose protein sequence is MDFALILPGEGPRGERLVEALREAILGGRLAPGERLPPSRALAAQLGISRGTVVAAFEELVSEGYCAARVGAGTFVTVSAPPRREPPPSVEPALSGWGRRLVLPVAADGAGPPTSLTSAENAPGAPVPFDFRPGLAAEPFPAEALGRALRRAAAYFGSEYSSGHPAGSPRLRAALAAHLAHARAVRATAEQVIVVSGSQQGIDLATRLLLEPGDRVCIEEPGYPRARAVFGALGARLAPVPVDGDGLDHAALPAEGARMVYVTPSHQYPTGAVLAPERRLALLDWAQQHDAWLLEDDYDSEFRYSGPPLPAMQGMDRAGRCLYLGSLSKLLHPALRVGYLVVPPALVPAAVAAKSTLDQATSPAMQEALADLFESGEVERHLRRALRGYRARRACLLAAFASHLPAGVRVWPVTGGLHAFIEAPAADPVRLHRETAARGVAINDAAPCYQSAPPGTRLILWFGRIPPARIESGVAALAEALRAATLPRAGAI
- a CDS encoding ferritin-like domain-containing protein; protein product: MTAEQPQPVDAATGPRDRLTLTAGERFAWMTSEHTEWGVRARPGARGLRLADINIGSYGEVPDVWPYDTEIPRGALPNDTAEGMGYSIFEKQEVWAESCAELYEDAIQARWAPATDIPWASLQPLPRPIEAAVCQLSTDLSQRAYAAGACVSGWLQQISYGYLEVKSYLATQIFEHSRHAEAFRKRALANGGALGIEPPNHFTQRYMEAMNYTEALLCIDLLEAAFQVVLFEAGEELAQNEAERELYRRALGDKLRHLQYGRDHLAWVVEHAPRRVKELQRYLAKAEHALVADMEQPISSEPLIVLFGGGLEGIDRGAARLHALRLAQVERYLQALREAGFDHDAFPLHSHLAAYVEQPASV